The genome window GCGAATTCCTCTATGTAAATTTGCCAGTTGCTGCGACATTCCAGCGTGCCGCCCAGCGCGACGATGGTCGGGAAGATCGCATGTCCATGCCAGCGCCTCGTCAGGTGCCCTATCTTTGGCCATGGATTCGGATACAGGATGTAATGCCGGGCCGGGCGTATATCGCTGGCCAGCAGCAGGCGCCAGTAATCGACCAGATCCGCGCGTACGCGCAGGCAATTGCCTGGAACCGCATGTGGCCATTGTGTATTGCGTGCGATGCGATCGGCGGACTGATCGACGCCGATGACAAAATGATCCGGGAATTGTGTCGCGAGGTTGAAGGTGGAGAGACCGACGCCGCAGCCGGCATCCAGGATCAGCGGTTTGCCGCCGGCTGCTTGCCAGCTCGCAATGCTGTGTTCGAAGGCGCTGCGATTGTAGGCGGTAATCGGTTTTTGGAACGGGTGTTTGGCGTGCCGCTCAACTTGCGCATGCAATTGTGCGTGGGTATCGGTTTGTCGGCTGACGATGAAATGGGAATTCGCGTACATCGCGATGAAGCGCTATGGATAAAGACGAAATTATGCCTGCATTGGATGCAACGGCCAATGCAGGCATCAAAACAGCGATTTAATGTATCGTCAGCGCCTGGCTCATGAAGGCATCGTAATTTGCCAGGAAATCATCAATTTCTTCGACGCTGGGTTCTGTCGCGATCAGGTCGCGCACATTTTTGCGGAAAGACTCGGCCGAGGCACCGGCGATGAATATTTCACGTTTGGCTGGCTTATCCATGATTTCATAGCCGCCAAAGCGCAGGGCGTCCTGCCCGTCATCAGCACCGAATTCTACGACGCTGTACTGCTCGCTGTTGTAGATCACGTTCATATAATCTCCTGTCGCTATTGCAATGAAGAAATCATCGCGTTGATAGGGAAATGGCGTTGTTCGGAGCAATTTCAAGTGTTGGACAGGGATTCCGCCCATAAGTTGGTAACGGCACGTAACAAAAGAAATTAAGTTCCGGCGGGAAAGATTAACAATCCTCTACAAATGCCGCGGGACGGCCTGCTTAGGCTTCGCAGACCAGGTCGTCGTCCAGTGTGAGCCAGGCGTCGTAAGGTGCTTGCGTGAGGAATTGGCGGAGCTGGTCCAGGTGTTCGGTGTTGGCGACGCTGATGTAGAGTCGCGCCGGCTTGTCGCGCAGTATGCGATTGAGGGTAACGCGCATGACCAGGTTGCCGGTGCAGTGCATGCAGCCGGGGGCGATACGGGCAATTTTCAGGAGGGGTGAAGCTGGCAGTGCGTCGAGGTCGCTGCGCCCGTCGGGCAAACCTTCGAGGATGATGGCGGTATCTTGACTGGCATCAATACGGCTGTGTATCGCGGCTTCACGGGTGGCGGCGCGTCCGCCCAGCACCAGCGAGGTGAGGGTCATACTCCTTTTTTCGCAATTTTCCCGGGTTCTACGCCGAGTTGCTTGAGCTTGCGGTACAAGTGGGTGCGTTCGAGGCCGGTTTTCTCCGCCACACGCGTCATGCTGCCGCCTTCCTGGCCCAGATGGTGTTCGAAGTAAGCACGTTCAAATGCATCGCGTGCTTCACGCAATGGCAGCTCAAAGGAAGCGGTGAAGAATTGCGTATCGGCCGACATCAGCGGTGCGCTGGCGATAGCCGGATACATCTGGCTGGAGCTGGCCGGCAGTACCTTGTCTTGCGGCAGGTGGTGGCTGTCGGTGGCGGCGATAGGCGCGCGTACCGGCATGCTGGCGATGCGTGTGACTTCCTGGCCGCGGGTCAGTCCCTGTTGCACCGCTTTCAATAATTTCTGTAGCGAAATCGGCTTTTCGAGGAAGTTGAGAGCACCGATACGGGTTGCTTCGACTGCGGTATCTATCGTCGCGTGGCCGGACATCATGATGACCGGCATGGTCAGCATGCCATCGCGCTGCCATTCCTTGAGCAGGGTGACGCCGTCGGTGTCGGGCATCCAGATATCCAGCAGGACCAGGTCGGGTTTGGCGGCGGCACGCAGTTCGCGCGCCTGTTGTGCATTCTCTGCGGTCGCTACGACATGCCCCTCATCCCCGAGGATTTCCGAGAGCAATTCGCGTATGCCCATTTCGTCGTCAACAACTAGAATATTTGCCATCTGTTTCCCTCCCTCATCTTGATTGCCCTCCCAATGCGCTGTGTTTTATTTCAGCTTTCATTCGGAGGATAACTTTAACAGCAAAATCGCCACTTTCGCACCGTTCGTATCACTGCGGTTCTGAATATCTATGCGTCCGCCATGCTCTTCGATGATTTTCTTGACCATCGCCAAACCGAGGCCGGTGCCGCGCGGTTTCGACGTGATGTACGGTTCAAATGCATGCGCCAGGATTTTCGGCGTGAAGCCCGGGCCATTGTCGGTGATGGTCAGTTGTACTGCATTGCTGACGGCACCGTCTGAACTGCGGTAATGAATCTCTTCCGTAATGATATCAATGCGCGCCGGTGCTGCCTGCTCGCCGCGGTCAGCCACCGCATCCTGCGCATTTTGCAGCAGGTTGTGGATGACCTGGCGCAATTGCGTCGGATCGCCCATGATCAGTGGCAAGTCCTGTGCCAATGTGGCATGGATGATATCCCTGCCGTCGCCACTCAGGTAAAGATGCAGGATTTCTTCTATCAGTGCATTCAAATCCAGCGAAGACAATACTGCCGGTGGGGTTTTCGCGTAATCGCGGAAATCGTCCACCATGCGCTTCATCGCCGTGACCTGGTTCACGATGGTTTCGGTACTGCGTTCCAGCACCTTGGCATCGGCTTCGTTCAGCTTGCCTTCCAGTTTCATGTGCAGGCGTTCCGCAGATAACTGGATAGGCGTGAGCGGGTTCTTGAT of Janthinobacterium sp. Marseille contains these proteins:
- a CDS encoding S-adenosylmethionine-dependent methyltransferase, which encodes MYANSHFIVSRQTDTHAQLHAQVERHAKHPFQKPITAYNRSAFEHSIASWQAAGGKPLILDAGCGVGLSTFNLATQFPDHFVIGVDQSADRIARNTQWPHAVPGNCLRVRADLVDYWRLLLASDIRPARHYILYPNPWPKIGHLTRRWHGHAIFPTIVALGGTLECRSNWQIYIEEFAAALQLLTQQQVACEAYTPQHCITPFEQKYLASGHGLWRCRTELASL
- a CDS encoding DUF3567 domain-containing protein produces the protein MNVIYNSEQYSVVEFGADDGQDALRFGGYEIMDKPAKREIFIAGASAESFRKNVRDLIATEPSVEEIDDFLANYDAFMSQALTIH
- a CDS encoding response regulator; translation: MANILVVDDEMGIRELLSEILGDEGHVVATAENAQQARELRAAAKPDLVLLDIWMPDTDGVTLLKEWQRDGMLTMPVIMMSGHATIDTAVEATRIGALNFLEKPISLQKLLKAVQQGLTRGQEVTRIASMPVRAPIAATDSHHLPQDKVLPASSSQMYPAIASAPLMSADTQFFTASFELPLREARDAFERAYFEHHLGQEGGSMTRVAEKTGLERTHLYRKLKQLGVEPGKIAKKGV